Proteins from one Mesorhizobium sp. M9A.F.Ca.ET.002.03.1.2 genomic window:
- a CDS encoding carbohydrate ABC transporter permease translates to MEHTSLLERTLRGAALTLVVIFFMFPIVWILMMSFQTNETILRIPPQLVFKPTLANYTALITGKLTTAAGTLDIAFMRNLWNSVFLSVTSVAVALLLGVPAAYAFARHKFRGSEDIAFTLLSFRFAPALLVLLPLTLYFQKLGLANTYIGLIWVYQLICLPLILWIVRGYFEDIPADIEYAYRIAGHSWFATFRKIALPLAGPGIAAAGLLAFIFAWNNFVFALVLASADKQPVTVGALAFITSSGIQYGQISAAIVLSITPTLALALYAQRYLVEGLSLGAVKG, encoded by the coding sequence ATGGAACACACCTCGCTTCTCGAACGCACCCTGCGCGGCGCTGCACTGACGCTGGTCGTGATCTTCTTCATGTTCCCGATCGTCTGGATCCTCATGATGTCGTTCCAGACCAACGAGACCATCCTGCGGATTCCGCCGCAGCTTGTCTTCAAGCCGACGCTGGCCAACTACACCGCGCTCATCACCGGAAAGCTGACCACGGCAGCCGGCACGCTCGACATCGCCTTCATGCGCAACCTGTGGAACTCGGTCTTTCTGTCCGTGACCTCGGTCGCCGTCGCGCTGCTGCTCGGCGTCCCGGCGGCTTACGCTTTTGCACGGCACAAGTTCCGCGGCTCGGAGGACATCGCCTTCACGCTCTTGTCGTTCAGGTTCGCGCCGGCGCTGCTGGTGCTCTTGCCGCTCACCCTCTATTTCCAGAAGCTTGGATTGGCCAACACCTATATCGGGCTGATCTGGGTCTATCAGCTTATCTGTCTGCCGCTGATCCTGTGGATCGTGCGCGGCTATTTCGAGGACATCCCGGCCGACATCGAATACGCCTATCGCATCGCCGGCCATTCCTGGTTCGCCACCTTCCGCAAGATCGCGCTGCCGCTTGCCGGCCCGGGCATTGCGGCCGCCGGCCTGCTCGCCTTCATCTTCGCCTGGAACAATTTCGTCTTCGCCCTCGTGCTGGCCTCAGCCGACAAACAGCCGGTGACGGTCGGCGCGCTGGCCTTCATCACCTCCTCCGGCATCCAGTACGGCCAGATCTCGGCGGCGATCGTGCTCTCGATCACACCGACGCTGGCGCTCGCCCTCTATGCGCAGCGCTATCTCGTCGAAGGCCTGTCGCTCGGCGCGGTAAAGGGATAG